The following nucleotide sequence is from Citrus sinensis cultivar Valencia sweet orange chromosome 6, DVS_A1.0, whole genome shotgun sequence.
ttgaaatatattaaagaTTGTCATTTTCTTAAGGGTAATCCAAAATTTACCCTTAAACCAAGAGTAAAActcaaaaacaagaaaaggaaaaggaaagcATTTGGACACCATTGATTGTACTCGTTACAAAAAGGATTGAAATCTATTAAGAACcgagaataataaaactcaccagaaaaatggaaaaaaaattaatcagaaAGAAAAGATTAGTGAAAATACCATTTGATCCTTCATTTGCGCAGTAGAGAAGAAACTTATCAACATCGAATCCGAGAACCGGAAGCCGGCCTTCACGAGCAAAGGTCTTCAAAGCAGTGTCAATGACAGAGGCAACAAGATCGTTTCCATTCACAAGAAACCTGATAGGCCCTGCACTTCCAAGAACATTCACAGTAATTAAGAATCTACTCTTCttcacattattattattgtggtTGATGTCATCTCTAGGTTTCAGCTTCTTATTATGCACTTGTATTGGCATCATTTTCTCATTCACATTactcttcttcattatttatatttaggaGAAAGAAAGGGTTTacagagagggagagagataGGGTTTAAGGATCAAGGCCAAGGCAGCGATAGTACCAGGCTTGTTTGCAGGAACCAAAGGCGGAGGAGGGGGAGGGAGAGGACAACACGTGTGGTACACGCACGGGTGCCCTCtgaggaagaagagaagaagaacaagagaGAAAGTTCATCAAAGTATGGGGATTTGTTTCCACCattcaaaagaattttgttCGTGGGTTCTGTATGCTTGGtttgatgattatgatttatgaAGATGAAGAGAAGCAACTGTTTTGTAAGTTACTTTTAGTTATTTTGGTTACCATTTATAAGTTACTTTTAGTTTTATCAAGTAAAACGAACCAGTTAAGTGAATTACTTTAAGTGAATTATCAAGTAAAACTCCCGCAATACGAAACAGTTAAGAATttaacaacaatatttttatttattgttgcggcacgtcaaaataataattttcacaaaattattagaaatataataaattttttattatacaagtgaaaaattatgttaatatattttccaaaCTATAACAAGTagtatttaccaaatactttacTGATGtatcttaaaagttaaaaatgtccaatctcaatttcaaatgcACCATAGATTTTACTTCTTAAAAGTTATTGAGCTGCGTGTTGTCCGACCGATTGGGTAATTTAACGGCTCGTTGTATGGCAGCTAGGATTACATAtattcttgttttttattttattttttatcaatgataattactaattttatttatttagttcttaATTATGCTGCGTTTAAATGCAGCTACTGGTGTGGTTCACGTTTGCGCAATTAGAAAACTAGGGGAGGTTCGATGTTGGAATTTTACGTTGTTTCAAGAAACATGGCATATGTTCtagaattaaaagatttaaagtTGCTTTCTTCTGAGTAACCGGAAAGGGGtgtctttaaaaaaataataatgattaaattaaatttaggatGTTACGGCACGTGACATGCGACAATTTGATCGATAGATACTACTACTTAGAATTTTAGATCCCAACGGCGCACGGCTTATTTATGACTCTCAACGCTTAGCTTCTTTAAGTCAAGCAAACCacgtaataaaaattaaacatcatcctttttcatttttaaaaattttttttttgaaaagatccTAATTTAGAATTGGAATTCTCTCATATTGAGATCTAATAAAAAGATcctaattcaaaattgaaattctCTCTTAATAATATCTAATCAAGACTAAAAAATGATTAGTTACACTTAATGTAATTTACAACAACCCAATATCAAAAAATgattgtatataaaataaacgaAAATTTACCGAtaactattttttaagtttgtgaTATAACTTAACAAGGCACCTAATCAAAACCTTTGggattacattatttttaacaaaaagatgGAGACTCTCTTCCATTAAGATTGTAATACTGTTGTGACTTTTAAGTTGCAATTAATCATAGATCATGTTTGGAATAAAggtgttgtaatttttaaactataactGCTATAGAAAAAAGctttaattatgaaacaaaaaagcttTAAGTTGATAGTATAtaataactataatttttaaataataatttagataaaattattgaagatataatagattttttttatataaataaaaaatcatattaacataacttttaagttacagtaactagtgtttaccaaataatttaatgcCTTAATCCCATACATGTCTATAGTTTTAGGATTGGGTAAAGGGTAAATTAATAAGGATAGTGTACCCATTTCATCAAACGGTTGCCATCAGTCCAAATGAAGcctaagaataaaattaaaaaaaataaataaaaaaagcgcCAGGTCTAATGGCCGGCCGAAATATCAATGAAACacatatttttgtcattctatttttctttcggAAGAGAACTAGATAAGCCTGACTAGATAAGCCGATTGCCGGTTAGAGAAACCCCACTTGCGTGATTGcaatt
It contains:
- the LOC102630256 gene encoding uncharacterized protein At4g22758-like, with protein sequence MKKSNVNEKMMPIQVHNKKLKPRDDINHNNNNVKKSRFLITVNVLGSAGPIRFLVNGNDLVASVIDTALKTFAREGRLPVLGFDVDKFLLYCANEGSNALSPSEQIGSCGGRNFLLCKKHLQSQMTEGRAKTVAEKGSGWKAWLNKSFTFKITTLCH